The Pseudomonadota bacterium genomic sequence CCCTCGCAGAGCTGGGTCCCGCGGTGTCGATGTTCGGGTCGGCACGAATCCGCGAGGGGCATCGATACTACGAGGCCGCCCAGCAGGTGAGCGCCATGCTGGCGCGCGAGGGATACGCCATCATCACGGGGGGCGGCCCCGGCCTCATGGAAGCGGCCGGACGCGGCGCGCGTGACGCCGGCGGCGTCTCGGTGGGGCTGTCGATCGAGCTGCCCTACGAAGAGACCTTCAACCCCTACAACAACATGGTGCTCAACTTCCGCTACTTCTTCTGCCGCAAGGTGATGTTCGTGAAGTACGCGCTCGGGTTCGTCATCTTCCCGGGGGGGTTCGGAACGCTCGACGAGCTCTTCGAGGCGCTCACCCTCGAGCAGACCGGCAA encodes the following:
- a CDS encoding TIGR00730 family Rossman fold protein, with product MQFLMGGKKSKTLHEPWRIFRIMGEFVEGFDTLAELGPAVSMFGSARIREGHRYYEAAQQVSAMLAREGYAIITGGGPGLMEAAGRGARDAGGVSVGLSIELPYEETFNPYNNMVLNFRYFFCRKVMFVKYALGFVIFPGGFGTLDELFEALTLEQTGKIRDFPVVLYGSEYWAGLLGWMRSTMMTESTINQEDLDRFLVTDDPAEVVEHIKRRGHAALEGRASSKADL